The genome window AAACATAGCCAGGAAAGACCagcttcttaaaagaaaaataccattcaCTGACAGTTTTCAGAGCCTCCACTCAGTGGGCGGTTAAGCCCTAAGGGTTGTCTGTTGGTTTTATCTGCTTCCCCTCACCCTCACATGGGTTGCCTGAGGGCAGAAACCGTTTTACTTTTTCACAGCTGGGTGTTCATTGTGTCACTGTGTTATTTGAGACTTAGTGGTTCATTCAATGAATTTTGAATGAACCCAAATTCCTCTACTATTCTCATTCTAGCTCCACCACTTGTAAGGCACATATTTGGGCATACTCATTATTTCACTTACTTCATATGCAAAATAAAGATGAGAAAAGCTGCTAGTTCACAAATTATTTTGCTAGGGTTAAATAGGTTAATAGGAGGAAAGGGTTAGAACATAGTCCTCAGCTCGTGAGTTGTTAGTGATATTCCCAAAAAGTAATATGCCACCTGGAATAGGACTAGGACTGTTCTACCTTTAAGATGCCATCTGTTATCTGTGAACCTCAGATATCTTCCTGCTGTAAACTGGTTAATAATCTTCCTCCGTTAAAGCTCACAGAGTACTTAGCTTTggtctgtttctctttcattcttacTGACTTTATTCTATGAAGTTAAGTGCATCACTTAAATCTATTTAGAACTAAAAATGTTCCAGAGACGGTATCCAGGAGCTGCTTATACAAAGATAAAAGCAGTAGCTCACAACCAATGAGTGTTTTTCGAATGTTCCAGCTCCCcaaaacaaatacttattgaatagttatattctataaataattgttttcagGCCCTcggttttattttctgtaaaatggaaatgataatgcATATCTCATAGACTGCGGTGAGGAGTAAACTAAGTAAAACACCTAAAGCGTGCAAGAATGCCTGGGACAAAAAAGATATTAGTgccatgatttaatttttaaaattaattttgaaaaataaaataaaagagctagAAATCTAACGTATTACTaatgaaaaaaagttaaactaACGCTTAAGCTTCAAATTTTAAACATAACTGCCTGGAGAATCTTGTAGAGGCTACTTTACAACAACATCTTACACCAAGTTAGTTACTAGAGACTGTTCAAGAGAGCATTTTTATTCTATAGAGAACTACACTTCCCAGAATGCATCTAAACAAGGCCTGAGAAATGGAAACCCAGGGATTGTGGATGGCACGGTTtcccagagagaagagagtgttTCGTCTCCGCAGGGCGGGAGAGTCTTAGAGACTGCCTCTTGAGTGGGCGGAGCAAGGGCGAGAGTATGACCAATCACCGAGTCAGTTTGTGGAAGCTCTGAGGAGCAGCGAATCAGAACGCAGCAACTTCAGCCTTGCCTGGCGCGCGATAATTTGAATACAGTGGCAGAGCAACTGGCTTGGCTGAGAAGTGGTCGGTTCTGAGGTGCAGGTAATTTCTGCAGAGGGCCGAGTGGTGGGATGGACGGCTGAGGAAAAAGGGAGATTCTATAGAATGTGGAAGGGTCAGTGTCAAGGGGAAAAAGAACTTCTGCTTTGGGCTTGGCGCGTTGGCGGCCTGAGACCGAAGCCACCAGAGGTTCTCCGCGCTTTCGGGTCACCGGGTTTCCACCTTCTTGATGCCATTGATCTTTTGCCCTGAAAGGTATTCTTTTACTCATTCAGCCTTAAGCTGAAGCTGGACCTTAATTCCCAGAGACTCTGGTATTTCTGTTTGTTAAACTTTGAAACCACGCTTGTGTCATTTAGGGAAAATTTCACTGAGCAACATGCCATCTGCTTGGGAGTTTAAGGTGCATGACTTTATTTTCAGCAGCCTGAggaggtcaggctgttttatcaAAGGAAACGAGCGGCTTGGTCTGGGCTCCTCGGCTAATAAAATAGGAGAGGGTTATACTTCCCCATTTTCTTGCTGGACTCACATAAAAGTTAGAAACGCTTCATTGGATATGCAGGCTTCTGAAAATCAATTACAGCGACAAGACGGTGTGTTAAATGGAATATTAAGCATAAATGGAATAGAATCCTCGGGCAGCATCTGAGAGTGGCAGGGGTGGGTGAAGGCAATGGCAAGGTAGGCATCGCAGGAGATGACTGTTTAAATGTGATATGAATTAATCAAGCTAATTAAAGAGGAAAGCATGCCCTGGAATGGGATAAAAAATACTTCCTTCTTGGTAGGATAATTTTCCAGCTGAAACATGTACTATCCCCGCTTTTATTTCCTGTTCTAATCGCTACGGTGATGTAGtgttatgcattttttttaaacttcatagtttaaatttttattaaagtgatttggtttttttaaaaaaaagccctCTTCCTGTATCTTTATGTAGCATCACGCATCTGAAAACTTTTTCAGATCTttcaggtataattttttttttttttttacagagacagagagtgagtcagagagagggatagacagggacagacaggaacggagagaggtgagaagcatcaatcattagtttttcattgcacatttttcattgcaacaccttagttgttcattgattgctttctcatatgtgctttgaccgcggccttcagcagactgagtaaaccccttgctggagccagcaaccttgggttcaagctggtgggctttttgctcaaaccagatgagcccgcgctcaagctggcgacctcggggtctcggacctgagtcctctgcatcacagtctgatgctctattcactgcgccaccaggtataattttgatataGTGGTTTTTATGTACATTGGATGAATTTGGTTATTATGATTGTCCTGTTGCTTTTAGGAGTTCAATTGAGAAGATGTCAGCTTTTACTCCAAGGAAAAGGAAGCAGAATCCTTTGAACTGTGACAAGTGAGTCTCATCCTATGGGtagaaacttaaaaagaaaaactcatttttttgtcttttcttccttttctatctcttaaaattttcattcttCAACTGGCCTACTACTTGTGGCCATAGTAATATTTTATGTTCCAATCCTAGCTTGGAAATACTGTATGCTTtcataattaattatttaatgctTTTGTAGGGAATCAGAGAAAGAGCTGTTTACTATGGCTTCAAAATGTATGGCAAATCTTTCATTACCTTGCTCCTTTCTGCTCTTTTATGTAATACTTAATATAATGTTTTGCATACAGTAGTTGCTTGATAATCCTAGAAAGTCTGTGTACTTAGTACTTACTACATGTCATAAATTACTCCCTCAGAACAGGCCCTAATTACATAGAATTCATCATTTGGGGGGACTTATAGCCACTCAAGCAAAGTGTAGAGGCTATAATTTGTAAATGGCCAGGACTTTGAAATtggttttaaaacacacacaaatacatgtatATCAAAGCTTCTTTGTAAAGTGTTTTCACAAACAGtcttacttttgaaaaatatttgaatagtttATTTGGTAAAAACAATTTGAGAAGCTTACTGTTAAACTCATAGATAATGTATAtggatatattctttttattgtagTATGACCTATAGGTAGATTGACATAAAATTGAAGCAAAATAACAATTCGTATcgatgattttgtttcttttcatagcCTATTATCAGATATTCCATCAAAGAAATCAATTTTGGACTTtactgaaaatgtattttcatcgcctaataaaaaacacatttgccAAAGTAGTGATAATGAAGAAAAGGTGCGTTGCTCTCAACAAGGCCATTTCATTTCAGATCTGCTCAAGACAACTGAAAATAATAGACTACCATCTGCAAATCACAGCTCCCCTTTTAAATCTTGTGTATCTACTGTATCCTTTTACAACAAAAATACATGTTATCTCAATCCATTGGAGAGAAAGGTGATAAAAGAGAGTAGATCTATCTATCTAAAAACTAATAATGAAGATCAGTCTTTGCCCAGTGTTAAAGAAAAAAGGCAGGGAAAACCAGTTTGCTCTAAGAAGAGGAATAAAAAACCACAGAAGAGTTTAACTGCTAATGGTCAACCAAGTTATAAGTGCATCAAGCCTGCATCGAAGAATTCTAAGAATTCCAAGCAAAATCGAGTGGCCTATAAGCCAATTGTAGAGAAAGAGAACAACTGTTATTCAGCTGAAAATAACCTGAATGCTCCTCGAGTTCTAAGCCAAAAAGTCAAACCGCAAGTAACACTCCAAGGTGGAGCAGCATTTTTTGTTAGGAAAAAATCCTCTCTTAAAAAATTGTCTCTGGAAAATAAACCATTACTAGGACTCACCCAAGAGACTAAATCAGAAGTGCTTGAAGATCCTGATGTAGAGACTGTCAGTGAAAGAAAAAGTTTTGAGACAAGGCAAGTGCCAAAGTGTGTGTTACTAGAAAAGGAGCTGAACATTGAACTGCTGGgtacaaaaactaaaaatgagaaattaataaAGGTAAGGACAACTAAATATATCATCTTAAAAACTAAGGTgggaccctggccaggtaactcagttggaatatcccaatatgcaaagggtgcaggtttgatccccggtgagggcacagacaagaatcaaccaatgaacgcataaataaatgaaacaacgaattgatacctctctctctctctctctttctctctctctctctccccccctctcctctcccttcaacacatcaattaagaaagaaaaaactaattgACTATATAACAAAACTTTAATATGCATACTATAATACTATacatgtaacataattgaacaacattttattttctttgcagtcTGAAAGACTATTCTTGTGAAACCAAAtacaggaggtcctcaggttacatcacagttccattcctactacagtgatgtaacccaaattttggtgtgagtcaaaacacaccctagcctaagtaacttacctgtcctaacacagttgtaaaatcataatctagaacaggggtctcaaactcgcggcctgcgggccgcatgcagcccgccgaacaattttgtgcggcccgcagactaatccacgaagttcaaaatattttggataaaattaagtaagcctaggggattagtctgcgggccgcacaaaattgttcagcgggccgcgagtttgagacccctgatctagaacataaaaacataactaagccacagaaaaagaatagttCAGGATCTTCAGCCATGCACAAACTAGCTCATCCACATAGTAAGTATGACGCTAATGATGTAAGCTGAAATCCTctcattttttaagtgtttatgggGTTagcgtcataaactcaaaatgtctatgtctagactgttgtaacccaaggaccccataATATAgtttaatcactataaaaaatttataagcaaGGTAGAAAGATGggacttttctctcctttttggcTTAAGAAAGCCTACCAACATTTTCTTGGCattaaagtatacatt of Saccopteryx bilineata isolate mSacBil1 chromosome 1, mSacBil1_pri_phased_curated, whole genome shotgun sequence contains these proteins:
- the ESCO2 gene encoding N-acetyltransferase ESCO2 isoform X2, translating into MSAFTPRKRKQNPLNCDNLLSDIPSKKSILDFTENVFSSPNKKHICQSSDNEEKVRCSQQGHFISDLLKTTENNRLPSANHSSPFKSCVSTVSFYNKNTCYLNPLERKVIKESRSIYLKTNNEDQSLPSVKEKRQGKPVCSKKRNKKPQKSLTANGQPSYKCIKPASKNSKNSKQNRVAYKPIVEKENNCYSAENNLNAPRVLSQKVKPQVTLQGGAAFFVRKKSSLKKLSLENKPLLGLTQETKSEVLEDPDVETVSERKSFETRQVPKCVLLEKELNIELLGTKTKNEKLIKESSSGVVSSREQKPENKCSDDSHNENKAVSPEFVVYPIFSASSVNPKRSLVEEPSSVGSITPTNILKQMNTQKSTNARDTNKETKDQLIIVEDVQELVDNELGFQQVVPRCPDKTKTFLFISDEKKVVGCLIAEPIKQAFRVLSEPTGPECPSSQECHRAWQCSNVPVPAVCGISRIWVFRLKRRKRIARRLVDTLRNRFMFGCFLRTDEIAFSDPTLDGKLFATKYCNTPNFLVYNFNS